One Pelodiscus sinensis isolate JC-2024 chromosome 24, ASM4963464v1, whole genome shotgun sequence DNA segment encodes these proteins:
- the LOC112545116 gene encoding uncharacterized protein LOC112545116 yields MPYPHDQQQCKQGITLPPALCKGPKNVPGTAACPEPVTCPETAPCPSGNPLCAGPPVVGPAPAPAPRGDPDPPPAPAPKPVPVTPPVPEPKPVPVTPPVPEPKPVPVTPPVPEPKPVPVTPPVPEPKPVPVTPPVPEPKPVPVTPPVPEPKPVPVTPPVPEPKPVPVTPPVPEPKPVPEPKPVPVTPPVPEPKPVPVTPPVPEPKPVPVTPPVPEPKPVPVTPPVPEPKPVPVTPPVPEPKPVPVTPPVPEPKPVPVTPPVPEPKPVPVTPPVPEPKPVPVTPPVPEPKPVPVTPPVPEPKPVPVTPPVPEPKPVPVTPPVPEPKPVPVTPPVPEPKPVPVTSPVPEPKPVPVTPPVPEPKPVPGPSPDPAPRRTTAPSTTSTSTPTTTSSTTPTPTPCPAGKRPCKEPPVTGPPAFPEPAPCCQGKQQCQLPPISIPSPTPCPPGKGPCKEPPVTIPPGGPKPTPCVPGEPTCKDSSVKAPPCVKTCPSTEQPHSKQPGQLPPKRK; encoded by the coding sequence ATGCCTTATCCCCATGACCAGCAGCAATGCAAGCAAGGCATCACGCTGCCGCCGGCACTCTGCAAGGGGCCGAAAAACGTCCCAGGAACCGCCGCATGTCCAGAGCCAGTGACATGCCCTGAGACGGCACCATGTCCTTCAGGGAACCCGCTATGCGCCGGGCCCCCAGTCGTCGGTCCTGCTCCAGCCCCGGCGCCAAGAGGAGACCCTgatcctcctccagcccctgcgCCAAAACCAGTCCCTGTTACTCCTCCAGTCCCTGAGCCAAAACCAGTCCCTGTTACTCCTCCAGTCCCTGAGCCAAAACCAGTCCCTGTTACTCCTCCAGTCCCTGAGCCAAAACCAGTCCCTGTTACTCCTCCAGTCCCTGAGCCAAAACCAGTCCCTGTTACTCCTCCAGTCCCTGAGCCAAAACCAGTCCCTGTTACTCCTCCAGTCCCTGAGCCAAAACCAGTCCCTGTTACTCCTCCAGTCCCTGAGCCAAAACCAGTCCCTGTTACTCCTCCAGTCCCTGAGCCAAAACCAGTCCCTGAGCCAAAACCAGTCCCTGTTACTCCTCCAGTCCCTGAGCCAAAACCAGTCCCTGTTACTCCTCCAGTCCCTGAGCCAAAACCAGTCCCTGTTACTCCTCCAGTCCCTGAGCCAAAACCAGTCCCTGTTACTCCTCCAGTTCCTGAGCCAAAACCAGTCCCAGTTACTCCTCCAGTCCCTGAGCCAAAACCAGTCCCTGTTACTCCTCCAGTCCCTGAGCCAAAACCAGTCCCTGTTACTCCTCCAGTTCCTGAGCCAAAACCAGTCCCTGTTACTCCTCCAGTCCCTGAGCCAAAACCAGTCCCTGTTACTCCTCCAGTCCCTGAGCCAAAACCAGTCCCTGTTACTCCTCCAGTTCCTGAGCCAAAACCAGTCCCTGTTACTCCTCCAGTCCCTGAGCCAAAACCAGTCCCTGTTACTCCTCCAGTCCCTGAGCCAAAACCAGTCCCTGTTACTCCTCCAGTCCCTGAGCCAAAACCAGTCCCTGTTACTTCTCCAGTCCCTGAGCCAAAACCAGTCCCTGTTACTCCTCCAGTCCCTGAGCCAAAACCAGTCCCTGGTCCTtctccagaccctgcaccaaGAAGAACCACCGCTCCTTCTACGACCTCTACCTCAACACCAACCACCACTTCTTCTACAACTCCTACACCAACACCATGCCCTGCAGGGAAGAGGCCATGCAAGGAACCACCTGTCACTGGTCCTCCAGCATTCCCTGAGCCAGCACCGTGTTGTCAAGGGAAGCAACAGTGCCAGTTGCCACCAATCTCTATTCCTTCTCCAACCCCATGTCCTCCAGGGAAGGGGCCATGCAAGGAACCACCAGTCACCATTCCTCCTGGAGGCCCTAAGCCAACCCCATGTGTTCCAGGGGAGCCAACATGCAAGGATTCATCGGTGAAAGCCCCCCCTTGTGTGAAGACATGCCCGTCAACCGAACAGCCACACAGCAAGCAGCCCGGCCAGCTGCCACCCAAAAGGAAGTAA